Genomic DNA from bacterium:
AGGTAGTTGCCGGCCGACGTGTTGGCCGGGCCGAAGACCGGCAGCTCGTGCACGCGGCCATCGTGGCGGAACCGCACCCGTCCGCGCCGGATGTACGGCACCTCGCCGCCCTTGCGCTTGGCCAGCATCACGGTGTCGCTGCCCGCCTCGGCCAGGAAGGGCGTGCGGAAGCGCAGGTCGGCCCGGGGGAAGTAGTAGTCCAGGGCCTCGAAGCCGGGCACGTCGGCCTCGCGCAGGGGCGAGCGGGCCGGATCCGCGAACTCGTCGTTCTTCAGGATCCTCATCTCGACCAGACCGATCTCCCACTCCTCGTAGGCGTTCTGGCTCATGACGAAGGCGCCGGGGGCCTCGGCCTCGCCGCCGCCGCCGCCGCAGCCGACGAGGGCCGCGAGGGCGAGCGCGACCACCGCGCCCACCGCCAGTTTCGGGTTCCGGATCGCTTGCTGCCTCATGTTCTCCGTGTCCTGCGGGTTCGGGTTCGCGGCTGCGCGG
This window encodes:
- a CDS encoding DUF1684 domain-containing protein — its product is MRQQAIRNPKLAVGAVVALALAALVGCGGGGGEAEAPGAFVMSQNAYEEWEIGLVEMRILKNDEFADPARSPLREADVPGFEALDYYFPRADLRFRTPFLAEAGSDTVMLAKRKGGEVPYIRRGRVRFRHDGRVHELPVFGPANTSAGNYLWLPFTDLTTGKETYAGGRYLDIELDADGMVDLDFNFAYNPLCMYNAEKWNCTLPPAESHLDFAVEAGEKIWAGGAGH